The following coding sequences are from one Alphaproteobacteria bacterium window:
- the trmB gene encoding tRNA (guanosine(46)-N7)-methyltransferase TrmB, translated as MGKTGSRAQAEKRTEGLAIKDLGESGGPQAAAPSFYGRRKGRPLTAHRVTLTDTLLPAMQVALPREGALTPAAIFRHAPEACWLEIGFGGGEHLAAQAAANPAAGMIGSEPFVNGVASLLAHIDTQGLRNVRIFPDDARLLLDKLPDASIARCFVLFPDPWPKKRHARRRFIGPENLPRLARVMQPGAQLRLATDDPGLQQWFAEQMAGKDADAFTPAPGSYAGLLPARPDDWPATRYEQKAVRQGRAPAYYMFVRR; from the coding sequence ATGGGAAAAACTGGATCTCGCGCCCAAGCTGAAAAGCGCACTGAGGGTCTAGCCATAAAAGACCTGGGCGAAAGCGGCGGTCCGCAGGCCGCCGCGCCGTCTTTCTATGGCCGCCGCAAGGGACGGCCGCTGACGGCGCACCGCGTCACGCTCACCGATACGCTGCTGCCCGCCATGCAGGTTGCGTTGCCGCGCGAAGGCGCGCTCACGCCCGCCGCAATTTTCAGGCATGCGCCCGAAGCCTGCTGGCTTGAAATCGGGTTCGGCGGCGGCGAACATCTTGCGGCGCAGGCGGCCGCCAACCCCGCCGCCGGCATGATCGGCAGCGAACCCTTCGTCAACGGCGTCGCCAGCCTGCTCGCACATATCGATACGCAGGGTCTGCGCAATGTGCGCATTTTCCCCGATGATGCGCGCCTGCTGCTCGATAAACTGCCCGATGCGTCCATCGCGCGCTGTTTTGTTTTGTTCCCGGATCCGTGGCCGAAAAAGCGCCACGCGCGGCGACGCTTCATCGGCCCGGAAAATCTGCCGCGGCTCGCGCGCGTGATGCAGCCGGGCGCGCAATTGCGGCTCGCGACCGACGATCCCGGTTTGCAACAATGGTTTGCCGAGCAGATGGCGGGCAAGGATGCGGACGCCTTTACGCCCGCGCCGGGCAGCTATGCCGGGCTTTTGCCTGCGCGGCCCGATGATTGGCCCGCAACGCGCTACGAACAAAAGGCCGTTCGGCAAGGCCGCGCGCCCGCCTATTATATGTTCGTGCGCCGCTGA
- the cydB gene encoding cytochrome d ubiquinol oxidase subunit II, which yields MLDYEILRLIWWVLLGVLLIGFAIMDGFDMGSAMLIPALGHNDTERRIIINTVGPVWEGNQVWLILGAGAVFAAWPTLYAVSFSGFYLAMFLALCALILRPVGFKFRGKIDSVIWRNVWDCALFAGGFVPALIFGVAVGNVLQGVPFTFDDSMRMTYAGTLLGLLNPFALLCGLASVAMLALQGAAWLHVKAGTPVDARARTITVWLACLVMALFALAGWWIATGIDGYRIVSAIVPDGPSDPLAKDVVREAGAWLANYRAMPWMLAAPLLVFAGASMAIMCARAEKPLLAFIGSSCVQAGMIGTAGVSIFPFLLPSSLNPDVSLTVWDTSSSQTTLVIMTVSVVIFLPLILAYTAWVYHVLRGKVTAGQITKQSDQLY from the coding sequence ATGCTCGATTATGAAATTCTGCGCCTGATCTGGTGGGTTCTGCTTGGCGTGCTTTTGATCGGCTTCGCGATCATGGATGGCTTCGATATGGGCTCGGCCATGCTGATACCCGCGCTTGGCCACAACGATACAGAGCGGCGCATCATCATCAACACGGTCGGCCCGGTGTGGGAAGGCAACCAGGTCTGGCTTATTCTTGGCGCCGGCGCGGTGTTTGCGGCATGGCCGACACTGTATGCGGTTTCTTTTTCCGGCTTCTATCTCGCCATGTTTCTTGCGCTTTGCGCGCTTATCCTGCGTCCGGTCGGCTTTAAATTTCGCGGCAAGATCGATAGCGTTATATGGCGAAATGTATGGGATTGCGCCCTGTTCGCCGGCGGCTTCGTGCCCGCATTGATCTTCGGCGTTGCGGTCGGCAATGTCCTGCAGGGCGTGCCCTTCACCTTCGACGACAGCATGCGCATGACCTACGCCGGCACGCTGCTCGGTCTTTTGAACCCGTTCGCGTTGCTGTGTGGCCTTGCCAGCGTAGCGATGCTGGCGCTGCAGGGGGCGGCGTGGCTGCATGTGAAGGCGGGCACGCCGGTCGATGCACGCGCGCGGACCATCACGGTTTGGCTTGCCTGTCTTGTCATGGCGCTGTTCGCGCTGGCGGGCTGGTGGATCGCGACGGGGATCGATGGCTACAGGATCGTAAGCGCCATCGTTCCCGACGGGCCTTCCGACCCGCTCGCGAAGGATGTCGTGCGCGAAGCTGGCGCATGGCTGGCGAACTATCGCGCCATGCCGTGGATGCTGGCTGCGCCGCTGCTCGTTTTCGCGGGCGCATCGATGGCAATTATGTGTGCGCGGGCGGAAAAGCCGCTGCTTGCCTTCATCGGAAGCTCGTGCGTGCAGGCAGGCATGATCGGCACCGCAGGCGTCAGCATCTTTCCGTTTTTGCTGCCTTCATCGCTGAACCCGGATGTCAGCCTTACGGTATGGGATACGTCTTCAAGCCAGACAACGCTCGTTATCATGACGGTGTCGGTCGTGATTTTTCTGCCGCTCATCCTCGCTTACACGGCGTGGGTCTATCATGTGCTGCGCGGCAAGGTGACGGCGGGGCAAATCACCAAACAATCCGACCAGCTTTACTAG
- the cydX gene encoding cytochrome bd-I oxidase subunit CydX gives MWYFSWILGLGLACAFGILNALWFELEADKKADKPANKD, from the coding sequence ATGTGGTATTTTAGCTGGATTCTGGGCCTCGGGCTCGCTTGCGCCTTTGGCATTCTGAACGCCTTGTGGTTTGAGCTTGAGGCCGACAAAAAGGCGGACAAGCCTGCAAACAAGGATTGA
- a CDS encoding cytochrome bd-I ubiquinol oxidase subunit CydA (part of the aerobic respiratory chain; catalyzes the ubiquinol to ubiquinone) produces MDVVDLSRLQFALTALYHFLFVPLTLGLAFILAIMESVYVMTGRAIWRDMVKFWGLLFGINFAMGVATGITMEFQFGTNWAYYSHYVGDIFGAPLAIEGLMAFFLEATFVGLFFFGWDKLSRLQHLIVTWLLAIGTNFSALWILIANGWMQNPVGAVFNVDTMRMEVSDFAAVIFNPVAQAKFVHTVSAGYVTGAMFVLSISALYLLRKKHIELAKRSMTVALSFGLAAALSVVVLGDESGYTASQSQKMKIAAIEAMWHTEPAPAGFALFGLPDQKEKVTHFEIKLPWVLGLIATRSIDGEVKGVHELVTQAKDRIKRGMVAWQALAALRKDKGDSYWQRKFNDYRDDLGYALLLKRYMEDPAKATPEQIDRAAWDTVPNVPVLFWSFRVMVALGFYFIALFAFGFYLSSRRRLDKHPWFLKLALWSLPLPWIAAELGWIVAEMGRQPWTIDGVLPTFLSASSVSAGNVWVTLVGFVLFYSTLLVVDIVLMLRAVRQGPKMAA; encoded by the coding sequence ATGGACGTCGTTGATCTTTCCCGCCTCCAGTTCGCGCTGACGGCGCTGTACCACTTCCTGTTCGTGCCGCTTACGCTCGGGCTCGCCTTCATCCTCGCGATTATGGAAAGCGTCTATGTCATGACGGGGCGCGCAATATGGCGCGACATGGTCAAGTTCTGGGGGCTTTTGTTTGGCATCAACTTCGCCATGGGCGTGGCCACCGGCATCACCATGGAATTCCAGTTTGGCACCAACTGGGCCTATTATTCGCATTATGTCGGCGATATTTTCGGGGCGCCGCTGGCGATCGAAGGCCTGATGGCCTTTTTCCTCGAAGCGACCTTTGTCGGGCTGTTTTTCTTTGGCTGGGACAAGCTAAGCCGCCTGCAACACCTTATCGTCACCTGGTTGCTGGCGATCGGCACCAACTTTTCCGCGCTCTGGATCCTGATCGCAAACGGATGGATGCAAAATCCTGTCGGCGCGGTTTTCAATGTCGATACCATGCGCATGGAAGTTTCCGATTTTGCCGCCGTAATCTTCAACCCCGTGGCGCAGGCGAAGTTCGTGCATACCGTCAGCGCCGGCTACGTCACCGGCGCGATGTTCGTGCTTTCGATCAGCGCGCTGTATCTTTTGCGTAAAAAACATATCGAACTCGCCAAACGTTCCATGACGGTCGCGCTCAGTTTCGGTCTCGCGGCGGCGCTCTCGGTCGTCGTGCTCGGCGATGAAAGCGGCTATACCGCCAGCCAAAGCCAGAAGATGAAAATTGCGGCGATCGAGGCGATGTGGCACACCGAGCCCGCGCCGGCCGGCTTCGCGCTGTTCGGTCTGCCCGATCAAAAAGAAAAGGTCACGCATTTCGAAATCAAGCTGCCTTGGGTGCTGGGGCTTATCGCCACGCGTTCGATCGATGGCGAGGTGAAGGGCGTGCACGAGCTGGTCACGCAAGCAAAAGACCGCATCAAGCGCGGCATGGTCGCATGGCAGGCGCTGGCGGCGCTGCGCAAGGACAAAGGCGACAGCTACTGGCAACGCAAGTTCAACGATTACCGTGACGATCTCGGCTACGCGTTGCTGCTCAAACGCTATATGGAAGACCCGGCCAAGGCCACGCCCGAACAGATCGACCGCGCCGCATGGGATACGGTGCCCAACGTCCCCGTGTTGTTCTGGAGCTTCCGCGTTATGGTTGCGCTTGGTTTCTATTTTATCGCGCTGTTCGCTTTCGGCTTTTATCTTTCCAGCCGGCGGCGGCTCGACAAGCATCCATGGTTCCTGAAACTTGCGCTTTGGTCTTTGCCGCTGCCGTGGATCGCGGCCGAGCTGGGCTGGATCGTGGCTGAAATGGGCCGCCAGCCATGGACGATCGACGGCGTGCTGCCGACTTTCCTTTCGGCCTCGTCGGTCAGCGCCGGGAATGTCTGGGTCACGCTGGTGGGGTTCGTTCTATTCTATTCCACGCTACTGGTCGTGGATATCGTGCTGATGCTGCGCGCGGTGCGGCAGGGCCCGAAAATGGCGGCATAG
- a CDS encoding ribosome maturation factor RimP translates to MPSNAQLTDMIRPLLAGMGFDLVQLQLMGAQAGLTLQVMAERADRSAVTVENCAAISRALGAMLDEGDVIPGNYMLEVGSPGIDRPLTRREDFVRFAGCEVKIETLAPMNIAVAEGKPGRKNFKGRLEGVREEASGTLVEMVVEGFGLIALPLTAVAKARLVITDDLIKAGNRK, encoded by the coding sequence CTGCCATCGAACGCGCAGCTCACGGATATGATCCGGCCCTTACTGGCCGGGATGGGGTTCGACCTCGTCCAGCTCCAGCTTATGGGGGCGCAGGCCGGGTTGACCCTGCAGGTGATGGCGGAGCGGGCGGACCGCAGCGCCGTCACGGTCGAGAATTGCGCGGCGATCAGCCGCGCGCTCGGCGCGATGCTGGATGAAGGCGATGTGATCCCCGGCAACTATATGCTGGAGGTTGGTTCGCCCGGTATCGACAGGCCGCTGACGCGGCGCGAGGATTTCGTGCGCTTCGCAGGATGCGAGGTGAAGATCGAAACCCTGGCGCCCATGAATATCGCCGTGGCCGAAGGAAAGCCGGGGCGAAAGAATTTCAAGGGCCGGCTCGAAGGCGTACGCGAAGAAGCAAGCGGCACGCTGGTTGAAATGGTAGTGGAAGGTTTCGGCCTTATCGCGTTGCCGCTGACGGCGGTCGCGAAAGCGAGGCTGGTGATAACGGACGATTTGATCAAGGCTGGAAACAGAAAGTAA